Proteins encoded by one window of Nasonia vitripennis strain AsymCx chromosome 5, Nvit_psr_1.1, whole genome shotgun sequence:
- the LOC103315424 gene encoding speckle-type POZ protein-like: MAPSKAAKKNIRGKVKTMEAKLEWQIPDFYTLCSQVKVGVVVKSPKFATTLGRDIEWYLRLFPGGKRQEFQDFIALYLCNTNTVSMGKIVAKSNFKIKNSKAQVVIDHSMTESDFDCKTAWGIDQLIRKDYILDPANELLTNGSLTIICEIITMPRYLVKELKHNKEVHELQPALASRLELLDIYGGLMDDNIFSDVALLSESRSVRAHKCILARSSSVFATMFDNEMNKEKKEIILEVNDISYDVLLEMIRFIYTGKVNGIEKMIGDLAIAAKKFALHRLLIICEQAMIKSMSIHNVVHSLLVADKVKMKELKATAIEFVTMNGSNVIDQPSFRKLPPKIIFKICSNLAKKFK, translated from the coding sequence ATGGCTCCATCAAAAGctgcgaaaaaaaatatacgcgGAAAGGTAAAAACTATGGAGGCAAAATTAGAGTGGCAAATCCCAGATTTTTACACGCTTTGCAGTCAAGTGAAAGTCGGGGTCGTTGTTAAATCACCAAAATTTGCAACTACACTAGGAAGGGACATTGAGTGGTATTTACGGTTGTTTCCTGGAGGAAAAAGACAAGAGTTCCAAGATTTCATAGCGCTGTATCTATGTAACACCAACACTGTGTCTATGGGAAAAATAGTAGCTAAATCCAACTTCAAAATTAAGAATAGCAAAGCTCAAGTGGTGATTGATCATTCTATGACAGAATCCGATTTTGATTGTAAGACTGCTTGGGGGATTGATCAATTGATACGAAAAGATTACATACTCGATCCAGCAAATGAGCTGCTGACCAATGGTAGCTTGACGATAATTTGCGAGATTATAACAATGCCTCGATATCTCGTGAAGGAGTTGAAACACAACAAAGAGGTACACGAGCTACAACCTGCTTTAGCATCTCGACTTGAACTGCTGGACATTTACGGAGGTCTTATGGACGACAACATATTTAGCGATGTAGCGCTTCTTTCAGAAAGTAGAAGTGTTAGAGCGCACAAGTGCATACTTGCCAGGAGCAGCTCAGTATTTGCTACAATGTTCGATAATGAAATGAATAAGGAGAAGAAGGAGATCATCTTAGAAGTTAATGATATTAGTTATGATGTTCTGTTGGAAATGATTCGCTTTATCTACACTGGAAAGGTAAATggaatagaaaaaatgattggGGATCTCGCAATTGCAGCAAAAAAATTTGCCCTACATAGGCTGCTTATTATTTGTGAACAAGCAATGATAAAAAGTATGAGCATTCACAATGTCGTACATTCCCTTCTAGTTGCCGACAAAGTCAAAATGAAGGAGCTGAAGGCAACGGCAATTGAGTTTGTTACTATGAACGGCAGTAATGTCATTGATCAGCCAAGCTTTAGAAAGTTACCTCctaaaattatattcaaaatcTGTAGCAAtttagcaaaaaaatttaaatag
- the LOC100119369 gene encoding vesicle transport protein SEC20, translated as MIVKEESFELISQEIIKTHLELTALIQDIKQCTGPLELLNDLNADGREKIAKLRNNIEKLTFLAERERETTRKADLLSNIDNYRGQLTTAITAFRKANVLSACAIDKQAREELLPTSASEQSLLRKRRDKQGAANASSQITNHLLDISKYLAETSQQSAETLDTLVTSSDKVSTTRKELEHQQQVIQQSGKLLGKYGRREITDKALVILAFIFFLAVVFYILQKRLL; from the exons ATGATTGTGAAAGAAGAATCGTTTGAATTGATTTCTCAAGAAATTATCAAAACTCATCTTGAATTGACCGCCTTAATTCAG GATATAAAACAATGCACTGGACCATTAGAACTTTTAAACGATCTCAATGCAGATGGTCGAGAAAAAATAGCTAAGCTCAGAAACAACATTGAAAAACTAACATTTTTAGCAGAGCGGGAAAGGGAAACAACTAGAAAAGCTGACTTGTTGTCAAATATTGACAATTACAGGGGACAGTTAACCACAGCGATAACAGCTTTTCGTAAAGCAAATGTTCTCAGTGCATGCGCAATAGACAAGCAGGCTAGAGAAGAATTATTGCCTACATCTGCTAGTGAGCAAAGTTTGCTCCGAAAAAGAAGAGACAAACAAGGTGCAGCCAATGCTTCTAGTCAAATCACAAATCATCTGTTGGATATATCCAAATATTTAGCAGAAACGTCACAGCAAAGCGCAGAAACTTTAGATACATTAG TGACTTCTTCTGACAAGGTGTCAACTACTAGAAAAGAATTGGAACATCAACAACAAGTTATACAGCAATCAGGAAAATTATTAGGCAAATATGGTCGGAGAGAGATTACAGATAAAGCTTTAGTGATACTAGCTTTTATATTCTTTCTTGCagttgtattttacattttacaaaAACGATTATTATAa